In Neisseria perflava, the DNA window CTTACCTTTATCGGTCATCACTTCAGTAATGGTCGAGTCGATACCTGCGGCTTTCATTTTACGTTGCAGGCTTTGCGCACGTTCTTTTTCAGCATAACCAGCCTGAATGGCAGCTTTTTTCGCAGGCTTGGCTTCTGCTGTTTCTTTTTCAGCTTTAGGCTTGGCTTTTTCAGACGGCTTCTCGGCAGTTTTTACCTTATCGGCTTTTTCTGCTTTGGCCGTTTCTGGTTTAGCTTTTTCATTTTTTGGTTTTTCAACTTTGGCTTCTGCTTTCTTAGCAGGTTCGGCCTTGTCTTTTACGCTGTCTTTGCTGTTTTTGGCAGATTTACGCTCGGCAATGGCTTTCTCTGCTTTTTCCAATTGTGCCAATTTATTGCGTTCTGCAGCGGCTTCACGCTCTGCTTTTTCAGCACGCGCTTGAAGTACGCGTTTTTTAGCTGCCAATGCGTTTTCTTTCTCTGCTGTTTCCTGTTGGGCTTGTGTTTTACGGGCCGCAGCAGCACGTTGTTCAGCCTGACGTTGGCGGCGTTCTTCGGCTCGGCGCTCTGCAGCTTCACGTTTGGCAGCCTCGGCACGTTGAATACGTTCGGACTCTTCCAAGCCTTTGATATTGCCGTCATCTAAAGTATCGTTGATCAAAACCAACGGCTCGCCAACATCTTCGGGAGCAGATTCGCGGTTTGGCTTCAATACTTC includes these proteins:
- a CDS encoding SPOR domain-containing protein gives rise to the protein MSDNKQKETPNGYDLDGYERLKRRNRRRLVLASGLVVASGMLFGLALTSGDDKNSPFKEAPVGQSQAKTADEPSKAVVLEPNKEDVAAAEEAARHADAEAPNKPQNAGDEEDNAPVEVLKPNRESAPEDVGEPLVLINDTLDDGNIKGLEESERIQRAEAAKREAAERRAEERRQRQAEQRAAAARKTQAQQETAEKENALAAKKRVLQARAEKAEREAAAERNKLAQLEKAEKAIAERKSAKNSKDSVKDKAEPAKKAEAKVEKPKNEKAKPETAKAEKADKVKTAEKPSEKAKPKAEKETAEAKPAKKAAIQAGYAEKERAQSLQRKMKAAGIDSTITEVMTDKGKVYRVKSASYKNARDAERDLNKLRVHGIAGQVTSE